One genomic window of Cupriavidus oxalaticus includes the following:
- the hutC gene encoding histidine utilization repressor: protein MPLESTPAPLYARVKQHISSRIADGSWPPHHRVPSEAELVEALGVSRMTVHRALRELTAEGMLVRLQGVGTFVAEPKLRTALYAVNNIADDIAARGHRHHARVVSVQEERAGAAQAAALDVPLEQRVFHSVIVHYEDDVAIQLEDRYVNAAVAPDYLEQDFSRETPYQYLTRVAPLTEGEHVVEAVLAHPEECGLLDIDKGEPCLLIRRRTWSAGRVVTSVRLVHPGSLHRLEGRFTS, encoded by the coding sequence TTGCCGCTCGAATCCACGCCGGCGCCGCTCTATGCGCGCGTCAAGCAACACATCAGCAGCAGGATTGCTGACGGCAGCTGGCCGCCTCACCATCGGGTGCCCTCCGAGGCCGAGCTGGTCGAAGCGCTGGGCGTCAGCCGCATGACCGTGCATCGGGCGCTGCGGGAACTGACGGCGGAGGGGATGCTGGTGCGGCTGCAGGGGGTTGGGACCTTTGTTGCGGAGCCCAAGCTGCGGACCGCGCTTTATGCGGTCAACAATATTGCGGATGACATTGCTGCTCGGGGGCATCGGCATCATGCGCGGGTGGTCAGCGTACAGGAGGAACGCGCCGGCGCGGCGCAGGCTGCTGCGCTGGATGTGCCGCTGGAGCAGCGCGTGTTTCACTCGGTCATCGTGCACTACGAAGACGATGTCGCGATCCAGCTGGAAGACCGCTACGTCAATGCCGCCGTCGCGCCGGATTACCTGGAGCAGGACTTCTCGCGCGAAACGCCCTACCAATACCTGACGCGCGTCGCGCCGCTGACCGAAGGTGAGCACGTGGTGGAGGCGGTGCTGGCGCATCCGGAGGAATGCGGGTTGCTGGACATCGACAAGGGTGAGCCGTGTTTGCTGATCCGTAGACGGACATGGTCGGCGGGGCGGGTTGTGACGTCGGTCAGGCTGGTGCATCCGGGGTCGTTGCACCGGTTGGAAGGTCGGTTCACTTCATAG
- a CDS encoding type II toxin-antitoxin system VapC family toxin, producing the protein MILVDTSVWIDHLRTGDAALAALLDASRVLVHPFVIGEIALGSLRQRDEVLGALRDLPGAVVATDDEVDRMIDDQKLYGIGIGYVDAHLLAATRLTPGSALWTRDRRLLALAERLGLAARPAH; encoded by the coding sequence ATGATCCTGGTCGACACTTCGGTATGGATCGACCATCTGCGTACCGGCGACGCGGCACTAGCGGCTTTGCTCGACGCCAGCCGGGTCCTGGTGCATCCGTTTGTGATCGGCGAGATCGCGCTGGGTAGCCTGCGGCAGCGGGACGAGGTGCTGGGCGCTTTGCGTGATTTGCCAGGCGCCGTCGTGGCGACGGACGACGAAGTCGACCGGATGATCGATGACCAGAAGCTTTACGGGATAGGGATTGGCTACGTGGATGCGCATCTGCTGGCCGCCACCCGATTGACGCCCGGCAGTGCGCTATGGACGCGGGATCGTCGCCTGCTCGCGCTCGCCGAGCGTTTGGGGCTGGCCGCGCGGCCTGCGCATTAG
- a CDS encoding acyltransferase family protein, producing MAPSIARLDSIQALRGLAAAFVVVYHSGLALGGADAPVLDWLTANVIKRGHVGVDVFFVISGFIIAWVAVLARPRPERPFSFLVRRAFRLAPPYWAMSVLHALLLNPVTPALFAASLAFLPTTTAHAPYYGYPALYVGWSLNYEIAFYAAFALGLLLAGRRALWVVLALFALVTLVLPWWRFGTLVADPAQGYPFASPWLAMASNPLVLEFLLGCLLAWAYARWRHLLTPSIALAMLATGCAAFALSLPLVGPDFSLAGRGLPAALLLAGAVAAEHTGMLRVPRALVWLGELSYALYLVHPTVIEGVKRLMPELTPDQTGLQLLRFAIDAGLALGLALLLHRWVELPGIAAGRRLARQ from the coding sequence ATCGCCCCTTCCATCGCCCGGCTGGACAGCATCCAGGCGCTGCGCGGCCTGGCCGCGGCCTTCGTGGTCGTCTACCACTCCGGCCTGGCGCTGGGCGGCGCCGACGCACCCGTGCTGGACTGGCTGACCGCCAACGTGATCAAGCGCGGCCATGTCGGCGTCGATGTGTTCTTCGTCATCAGCGGCTTCATCATTGCCTGGGTCGCGGTGCTGGCGCGGCCGCGCCCGGAGCGTCCGTTCAGCTTCCTGGTGCGGCGCGCGTTCCGGCTGGCGCCGCCGTACTGGGCCATGTCGGTGCTGCACGCGCTGCTGCTCAACCCGGTGACGCCGGCGCTGTTCGCCGCGTCGCTGGCATTCCTGCCCACCACCACCGCGCATGCGCCCTACTACGGCTATCCGGCGCTGTATGTGGGCTGGTCGCTCAACTACGAGATCGCGTTCTACGCCGCGTTCGCGCTCGGGCTGCTGCTGGCCGGGCGGCGCGCGCTGTGGGTGGTGCTGGCACTGTTCGCGCTGGTGACGCTGGTGCTGCCGTGGTGGCGCTTCGGCACGCTGGTCGCCGATCCCGCGCAGGGCTATCCGTTCGCATCTCCATGGCTGGCGATGGCGAGCAATCCGCTGGTGCTGGAATTCCTGCTCGGCTGCCTGCTCGCGTGGGCCTATGCGCGCTGGCGCCACCTGCTGACGCCGTCGATCGCGCTGGCGATGCTGGCCACCGGCTGCGCGGCGTTCGCGCTGTCGCTGCCGCTGGTCGGCCCGGACTTCAGCCTGGCCGGCCGCGGCCTGCCCGCGGCGCTGCTGCTGGCGGGCGCGGTCGCGGCGGAGCATACCGGCATGCTGCGCGTGCCGCGCGCGCTGGTGTGGCTGGGCGAGCTGTCATACGCGCTCTACCTGGTGCATCCCACGGTGATCGAAGGCGTCAAGCGATTGATGCCCGAACTGACGCCCGACCAGACCGGCCTGCAGCTGCTGCGCTTTGCCATCGACGCCGGGCTGGCGCTGGGCCTGGCGCTGCTGCTGCACCGCTGGGTGGAGCTGCCGGGCATCGCCGCCGGGCGCAGGCTGGCAAGGCAATGA
- a CDS encoding (2Fe-2S)-binding protein: MTTLDINVNGKTRTVDVDPSTPLLWALRDNLDMTGTKFGCGVAACGACTVHVNGQATRSCVTPVSAAAGASITTIEGVDTDRVGRAVLDAWIRHDVAQCGYCQNGQVMSAIGLLRSKPRPTDADIDQAMAGNLCRCGTYQRIRAAIKDAARALASLA, translated from the coding sequence ATGACCACCCTCGACATCAACGTCAACGGCAAGACCCGCACGGTCGACGTGGATCCGTCCACGCCGCTGCTGTGGGCGCTGCGTGACAACCTCGACATGACCGGCACCAAGTTCGGCTGCGGCGTGGCCGCGTGCGGCGCCTGCACCGTGCATGTCAACGGCCAGGCGACGCGCAGCTGCGTGACGCCGGTTTCCGCCGCCGCGGGCGCCAGCATTACCACCATCGAAGGCGTGGACACCGACCGCGTCGGCCGCGCCGTGCTCGACGCGTGGATCAGGCACGATGTCGCGCAATGCGGCTACTGCCAGAACGGGCAGGTGATGAGCGCCATCGGCCTGCTGCGCAGCAAGCCGCGCCCCACCGACGCCGATATCGACCAGGCCATGGCCGGCAACCTGTGCCGCTGCGGCACGTACCAGCGCATCCGCGCGGCGATCAAGGACGCCGCGCGCGCGCTGGCGTCGTTGGCCTGA
- a CDS encoding diguanylate cyclase, producing the protein MTPDTAPPRHQAATVHSAAPRRWQPLLLAAAGYFALAAAGLWLARLPGNVAAVWLPNAFALGLLLHRPRRETPWLLAGMLGANLLANHAAGDSAASALMLAGANLAEILCATGLLRLLDRHAGLVRHGPLASFAVMLAVAGIVAPALGATAGAAAIVKLHGTPFASVWWTWWQASALGMALLLPMMLSMTPARVRTAFARPVLVPQAGLLALCLAIGALAQWQGHDPFAAMSLPLVLVALAGNPFATALLTLVATLSLQALMLVGHGHEAVPLSAAVIMVFPVCIAYLTEQNRHGRASLRGSEKRFRQAMEHSAIGMALVGMDGRWEIVNRAMTELLGYSGEELRAITFQQVTHPDDLSDDLRQAALLVDGKIESYRMEKRYRHKDGQYRWALLAVSLVRDEDTGAPLHYIAQVEDIHARKLVQEELERLSRRIQLAVEAGGVGIWEWDFGSTAITWDARMHALHGTDPAQGTPQAEQWIAMLHPEDVSRVSTEMRQAIRGAAPFDTEYRILRPGGAVRHVRAMATVTRGADGIAHALVGTNWDITEQRRLTEALFEEKERLHITLRSIGDAVICTDANMHVTFMNPIAEQLTGWTMCSAGGLPLEQVFRIVDEASGDPIPSPVESCLRTLTPAYLQDGAVLQSLTGERHDVQDSAAPVLTAAGEVLGAVLVFQDITTARALQRELARSAMHDALTGLPNRTWFEKRLREACDAARLHGHRAALCFIDLDRFKIVNDTAGHGAGDVLLRELGYLIRNHVRPDDLLARLGGDEFALLLKDCTVDQAEQVCQGVIDAIRGRRFPWEGRVYDVGASIGIAAIDLDVPPVSELMSRADVACYAAKAAGRSRVSVYRRDESDARRHHRELEVAAGIHSALEANRFRLFAQEIRALQPAGAGRGESRHIEILVRMVDESGDMILPGAFIPAAERYDLMGHVDRWVIHNVLHGYGERLRAVPGLSVSINLSANSLGEPFLLPFLHAELDASALPASRIRLEITETALINNMAAANRLVSEMKRAGCTVSLDDFGSGLSSFAYLKQFPVDFLKIDGSFIRQLADNAVDREIVSSINDIGHRLGVKTVAEWVEDERTLEALRAIGVDFAQGYAIGRPTPLDAFLQACGPRGVEQRQGA; encoded by the coding sequence ATGACGCCCGATACGGCCCCGCCGCGCCACCAGGCCGCCACTGTCCATTCCGCCGCGCCGCGCCGCTGGCAGCCGCTGCTGCTCGCCGCTGCCGGCTATTTCGCCCTGGCGGCGGCGGGCCTGTGGCTGGCGCGGCTGCCGGGCAACGTGGCCGCGGTATGGCTGCCCAACGCCTTCGCGCTGGGGCTGCTGCTGCACCGCCCGCGCCGCGAGACGCCGTGGCTGCTGGCCGGCATGCTGGGCGCGAACCTGCTGGCCAACCATGCCGCCGGCGACAGCGCCGCGAGCGCGCTGATGCTGGCCGGCGCCAACCTGGCCGAGATCCTGTGCGCCACCGGCCTGCTGCGGCTGCTCGACCGGCACGCCGGGCTGGTCCGCCACGGGCCGCTGGCATCGTTCGCGGTGATGCTGGCGGTCGCAGGCATCGTCGCGCCGGCGCTGGGCGCCACTGCCGGCGCCGCAGCCATTGTCAAACTGCACGGCACGCCCTTTGCGTCGGTGTGGTGGACCTGGTGGCAGGCCAGCGCGCTGGGCATGGCGCTGCTGCTGCCGATGATGCTGTCGATGACACCGGCGCGCGTGCGCACCGCCTTCGCGCGGCCAGTGCTGGTGCCGCAGGCCGGCCTGCTGGCGCTGTGCCTGGCGATCGGCGCGCTCGCGCAATGGCAGGGCCACGACCCGTTTGCCGCGATGTCGCTGCCGCTGGTGCTGGTGGCGCTGGCGGGCAACCCGTTCGCCACCGCGCTGCTGACGCTGGTGGCGACGCTGTCGCTGCAGGCGCTGATGCTGGTCGGGCACGGCCATGAAGCGGTGCCGCTGTCGGCCGCGGTGATCATGGTGTTCCCGGTCTGCATCGCCTACCTGACCGAACAGAACCGCCATGGCCGCGCCAGCCTGCGCGGCAGCGAGAAGCGCTTCCGCCAGGCCATGGAGCATTCGGCGATCGGCATGGCGCTGGTTGGCATGGACGGCCGCTGGGAGATCGTCAACCGCGCCATGACCGAGCTGCTCGGCTACAGCGGCGAGGAATTGCGCGCCATCACCTTCCAGCAGGTGACCCACCCCGACGACCTGAGCGACGACCTGCGCCAGGCGGCGCTGCTGGTGGACGGCAAGATCGAGTCCTACCGCATGGAGAAGCGCTACCGCCACAAGGATGGCCAGTACCGCTGGGCGCTGCTGGCGGTCTCTCTGGTGCGCGACGAAGACACCGGCGCGCCGCTGCACTACATCGCCCAGGTGGAAGACATCCATGCGCGCAAGCTGGTGCAGGAAGAGCTGGAACGGCTGTCGCGCCGCATCCAGCTGGCGGTGGAAGCCGGCGGTGTCGGCATCTGGGAATGGGACTTCGGCAGTACCGCCATCACCTGGGATGCGCGCATGCATGCGCTGCACGGCACCGATCCCGCGCAGGGCACGCCGCAGGCCGAGCAGTGGATCGCCATGCTGCACCCCGAAGACGTCAGCCGCGTCAGCACCGAGATGCGCCAGGCCATTCGCGGCGCCGCGCCGTTCGACACCGAATACCGGATCCTGCGTCCCGGCGGCGCGGTGCGCCATGTGCGCGCCATGGCCACGGTCACGCGCGGCGCCGACGGCATCGCGCACGCACTGGTCGGCACCAACTGGGACATCACCGAGCAGCGCCGCCTGACCGAGGCGCTGTTCGAAGAGAAAGAGCGACTGCATATCACGCTGCGTTCGATCGGCGACGCGGTGATCTGCACCGACGCCAATATGCACGTCACCTTCATGAACCCGATCGCCGAGCAGCTGACCGGCTGGACCATGTGCAGCGCCGGCGGATTGCCGCTGGAGCAGGTCTTCCGCATCGTCGACGAAGCCAGCGGCGACCCGATCCCCAGCCCGGTCGAATCGTGCCTGCGTACGCTGACGCCTGCCTACCTGCAGGACGGCGCGGTGCTGCAGAGCCTGACCGGAGAACGCCACGACGTACAGGACTCCGCCGCGCCGGTGCTGACCGCCGCCGGCGAGGTGCTGGGCGCGGTGCTGGTGTTCCAGGACATCACCACCGCGCGCGCGCTGCAGCGCGAGCTGGCGCGCTCGGCCATGCACGACGCGCTCACCGGCCTGCCCAACCGCACCTGGTTCGAAAAGCGCCTGCGCGAGGCCTGCGACGCCGCGCGGCTGCATGGCCACCGCGCCGCGCTGTGCTTCATCGACCTGGACCGCTTCAAGATCGTCAACGACACCGCCGGCCACGGCGCCGGCGACGTGCTGCTGCGCGAGCTGGGCTACCTGATCCGCAACCACGTGCGCCCCGACGACCTGCTGGCGCGCCTCGGTGGCGACGAGTTCGCGCTGCTGCTCAAGGACTGCACCGTGGACCAGGCCGAGCAGGTCTGCCAGGGCGTGATCGACGCGATCCGCGGCCGCCGCTTCCCGTGGGAAGGTCGGGTCTATGACGTCGGCGCCAGCATCGGCATCGCCGCGATCGACCTCGACGTGCCGCCCGTCAGCGAATTGATGAGCCGCGCCGACGTTGCCTGCTACGCCGCCAAGGCCGCCGGCCGCAGCCGGGTCTCGGTCTACCGGCGCGACGAGAGCGACGCGCGCCGCCACCATCGCGAACTGGAAGTCGCCGCGGGCATCCACTCGGCGCTCGAAGCCAACCGCTTCCGCCTGTTCGCGCAGGAGATCCGCGCGCTGCAGCCTGCCGGCGCGGGCCGCGGCGAATCCCGCCACATCGAGATCCTGGTGCGCATGGTCGACGAGAGCGGGGACATGATCCTGCCCGGCGCCTTCATTCCCGCCGCCGAGCGCTACGACCTGATGGGCCATGTCGACCGCTGGGTCATCCACAACGTGCTGCACGGCTACGGCGAGCGGCTGCGTGCGGTGCCGGGGCTGTCGGTGTCGATCAACCTGTCGGCCAACTCGCTGGGCGAGCCGTTCCTGCTGCCCTTCCTGCATGCCGAGCTGGACGCCAGCGCGCTGCCCGCCAGCCGCATCCGGCTGGAGATCACCGAGACGGCGCTGATCAACAACATGGCGGCGGCCAACCGGCTGGTGTCGGAGATGAAGCGCGCGGGCTGCACCGTGTCGCTCGACGACTTTGGCTCGGGGCTGTCGTCGTTTGCCTACCTGAAGCAGTTCCCGGTCGATTTCCTGAAGATCGACGGCAGCTTTATCCGCCAGCTGGCGGACAACGCCGTCGACCGCGAGATCGTCAGCTCGATCAACGACATCGGCCACCGGCTCGGCGTGAAGACCGTGGCGGAGTGGGTGGAGGATGAGCGCACGCTCGAAGCGCTGCGCGCGATCGGCGTCGACTTCGCGCAGGGCTATGCGATCGGGCGGCCGACGCCGCTCGATGCGTTCCTGCAGGCGTGCGGGCCGCGCGGCGTCGAACAACGCCAGGGGGCGTGA
- the hutU gene encoding urocanate hydratase gives MTTTRFRDTEIRAPHGTKLTAKSWLTEAPLRMLMNNLDPEVAENPKELVVYGGIGRAARNWECYDRIVEALTRLEDDQTLLVQSGKPVGVFQTHRDAPRVLIANSNLVPHWANWEHFNELDAKGLAMYGQMTAGSWIYIGSQGIVQGTYETFVEAGRQHYNGELKGRWVLTAGLGGMGGAQPLAATLAGACSLNIECQQSRIDFRLKTRYVDEQATDLDDALARIDRYTSQGKAISIALCANAAEVLPELVRRGVRPDMVTDQTSAHDPLNGYLPAGWTWDEYRERAQREPAVVVKAAKASMAAHVQAMLDFQKLGVPTFDYGNNIRQMAKEEGVANAFDFPGFVPAYIRPLFCRGIGPFRWAALSGDPQDIYKTDAKVKELIPDDEHLHRWLDMARERISFQGLPARICWVGLGLRAKLGLAFNEMVRSGELSAPVVIGRDHLDSGSVASPNRETEAMQDGSDAVSDWPLLNALLNTASGATWVSLHHGGGVGMGFSQHSGVVIVCDGTDEAAARIARVLHNDPATGVMRHADAGYQIAVDCAREQGLDLPMLRNESRG, from the coding sequence ATGACCACCACCCGCTTCCGCGACACCGAAATCCGCGCCCCGCACGGCACCAAGCTCACCGCCAAGAGCTGGCTGACCGAAGCGCCCCTGCGCATGCTGATGAACAACCTCGACCCCGAGGTCGCGGAGAATCCAAAGGAACTGGTGGTCTACGGCGGCATCGGCCGCGCCGCCCGCAACTGGGAATGCTATGACCGCATCGTCGAAGCCCTGACCCGCCTGGAAGACGACCAGACCCTGCTGGTCCAGTCCGGCAAGCCGGTCGGCGTGTTCCAGACCCACCGCGACGCCCCCCGTGTGCTGATCGCCAACTCCAACCTGGTCCCCCACTGGGCCAACTGGGAACACTTCAACGAACTCGACGCCAAAGGCCTGGCCATGTACGGCCAGATGACCGCCGGCAGCTGGATCTACATCGGCAGCCAGGGCATCGTGCAGGGCACGTATGAAACCTTTGTCGAAGCCGGCCGCCAGCACTACAACGGCGAGCTGAAGGGCCGCTGGGTGCTGACCGCGGGCCTGGGCGGCATGGGCGGCGCGCAGCCGCTGGCCGCGACGCTGGCCGGCGCCTGCTCGCTCAATATCGAATGCCAGCAGAGCCGCATCGATTTCCGCCTGAAGACCCGCTACGTCGACGAGCAGGCCACCGACCTGGACGACGCGCTGGCCCGCATCGACCGCTACACCTCGCAGGGCAAGGCGATCTCGATCGCGCTGTGCGCCAATGCCGCCGAAGTGCTGCCCGAACTGGTGCGCCGCGGCGTGCGCCCCGATATGGTCACCGACCAGACCAGCGCGCACGACCCGCTCAACGGCTACCTGCCCGCCGGCTGGACCTGGGACGAATACCGCGAGCGCGCGCAGCGCGAGCCGGCCGTTGTGGTGAAGGCCGCCAAGGCCTCGATGGCCGCGCATGTGCAGGCCATGCTGGATTTCCAGAAGCTGGGCGTGCCGACCTTCGACTATGGCAACAACATCCGCCAGATGGCCAAGGAAGAAGGCGTGGCGAACGCCTTCGACTTCCCCGGCTTCGTGCCCGCGTACATCCGCCCGCTGTTCTGCCGCGGTATCGGCCCGTTCCGCTGGGCCGCGCTGTCGGGCGATCCGCAGGACATCTACAAGACCGACGCCAAGGTCAAGGAACTGATCCCCGATGACGAGCACCTGCACCGCTGGCTCGACATGGCGCGCGAGCGCATCAGCTTCCAGGGCCTGCCGGCGCGGATCTGCTGGGTCGGCCTGGGCCTGCGCGCCAAGCTGGGCCTGGCGTTCAACGAGATGGTCCGCAGCGGCGAGCTGTCGGCGCCGGTCGTGATCGGCCGCGACCACCTGGACTCGGGCTCGGTCGCCAGCCCGAATCGCGAGACCGAGGCCATGCAGGACGGCTCGGACGCCGTGTCCGACTGGCCGCTGCTGAACGCGCTGCTGAACACCGCCAGCGGCGCCACCTGGGTGTCGCTGCACCACGGCGGCGGCGTGGGCATGGGCTTCTCGCAGCATTCCGGCGTGGTGATCGTGTGCGACGGCACCGATGAAGCCGCCGCGCGCATCGCCCGCGTGCTGCACAACGACCCCGCCACCGGCGTGATGCGCCATGCCGACGCC
- a CDS encoding c-type cytochrome, which produces MARVLRVAAWGLAGVAAAVAVAAYAAVWVGERKASRTVAVQVAPLALRDDAAAIAHGKYLYESRGCMECHGAGAGGKQVFDDPNGLRVRAPDLTRGNPAIAAYRAEDWVRSVRHGVAPSGRPLLIMPSEDYNRLSDEDLSALVAYLRSLPPGMGAPAEVNLPWLVRALYGVGMVRDAASKIDHSLPVQPAQVPAPTAKYGSYVANACLGCHGHDFSGGKIPGAPPDWPPAADLRPVSGGAMSRYGQAGAFIEMMRSGKRPDGSQISRVMPFDSFGRMNDTELTALYLFLADMPRR; this is translated from the coding sequence ATGGCGCGTGTTCTGCGAGTGGCGGCGTGGGGGCTGGCCGGCGTGGCCGCCGCCGTGGCAGTGGCGGCCTACGCCGCGGTCTGGGTCGGCGAGCGCAAGGCGTCGCGGACCGTGGCGGTGCAGGTTGCGCCGCTGGCCTTGCGCGACGACGCCGCCGCCATCGCCCACGGCAAATACCTCTATGAATCGCGCGGCTGCATGGAATGCCACGGCGCCGGCGCCGGCGGCAAGCAGGTGTTCGACGATCCCAACGGCCTGCGCGTGCGTGCGCCCGACCTGACCCGCGGCAACCCCGCCATCGCGGCGTACCGCGCCGAGGACTGGGTGCGCAGCGTGCGCCATGGCGTGGCGCCATCGGGCCGGCCGCTGCTGATCATGCCGAGCGAGGACTACAACCGCCTCAGCGACGAAGACCTCAGTGCGCTGGTGGCCTACCTGCGCAGCCTGCCGCCAGGCATGGGCGCGCCTGCCGAGGTCAACCTGCCGTGGCTGGTGCGGGCGCTGTACGGCGTGGGCATGGTGCGGGACGCGGCTTCCAAGATCGACCACAGCCTGCCGGTGCAGCCGGCGCAGGTGCCGGCGCCCACGGCGAAGTACGGCAGCTATGTGGCCAATGCCTGCCTGGGCTGCCACGGACACGATTTCAGCGGCGGCAAGATCCCCGGCGCGCCGCCCGACTGGCCGCCGGCGGCCGACCTGCGCCCGGTCTCGGGCGGCGCCATGTCGCGCTATGGCCAGGCTGGGGCCTTTATCGAGATGATGCGCAGCGGCAAGCGGCCCGACGGCTCGCAGATCAGCCGCGTGATGCCGTTTGACTCGTTCGGGCGCATGAACGATACCGAGCTGACCGCGCTGTACCTGTTCCTCGCCGACATGCCCCGGCGCTAA
- a CDS encoding type II toxin-antitoxin system VapB family antitoxin, whose translation MRTTLALDDDLLRKAQALTGLSEKSSLVREALRALIERESARRLSRLGGTEPDLESAPRRRPEPA comes from the coding sequence ATGCGTACCACGCTTGCCCTGGACGATGATTTGCTGCGCAAGGCCCAGGCCCTGACGGGCCTGTCAGAAAAATCCTCGCTCGTGCGCGAAGCGCTACGGGCACTGATCGAGCGCGAAAGCGCGCGGCGCCTAAGCCGTCTCGGCGGTACCGAGCCCGACCTGGAATCCGCGCCGCGCCGCCGCCCGGAGCCGGCATGA
- a CDS encoding nuclear transport factor 2 family protein — translation MPADPASLADRYLAAWNETDPARRRELIALAWTESASYVDPLMRGDGHAGIDAMIAAVQGRFPGFRFTRVSPVDAHGEHLRFTWELGPASEPALVVGTDFATVGADGRLARMTGFIDRAPAGLA, via the coding sequence ATGCCCGCCGATCCCGCCAGCCTCGCCGACCGCTACCTTGCCGCCTGGAACGAAACCGACCCCGCGCGCCGCCGCGAGCTGATCGCGCTGGCGTGGACCGAATCGGCCAGCTATGTCGATCCGCTGATGCGCGGCGACGGCCATGCCGGCATCGATGCCATGATCGCGGCGGTGCAGGGCAGGTTTCCCGGTTTCCGCTTCACCCGCGTCAGCCCCGTCGACGCGCACGGCGAGCACCTGCGCTTTACCTGGGAGCTCGGCCCCGCGAGCGAGCCGGCGCTGGTGGTCGGCACCGATTTCGCCACCGTCGGCGCCGACGGCCGGCTGGCGCGCATGACCGGCTTTATCGACCGCGCCCCCGCCGGCCTGGCCTGA